A region of Ignavibacteriota bacterium DNA encodes the following proteins:
- a CDS encoding PKD domain-containing protein, giving the protein MKKLVLLIAVLNIFAISNLQTQWLEKAGYWELSEKIPDLRDLKILPDENLIITVSKDNTIRHIEYDSGIILKSGKPTELTADNDYAKISSDGKTTVVARYKIVSGRKPLKDLEIVILNNSNLTQIGQFTLNNDSLLKEEKPSYFNLNSFELIVKYTDYDYEHKNLIIAIETGIDYRYQDSYQNRTYGSIFKINFINSPIIITKNISYAPKSVIKLQNLKNYNFAYIGYENGASGYYAKGGTYFKKNSLQLLDNNIIRLVLFASSFSGDGYNEDKGYLWPMEQVLESNNDSILYVRGVGKLYNFNLNTKRFTDSVESNFLRSKIWFLKNTNYISHLSNNVYSIYGSLNLKKFIDFTLPSDFLYPQPYIDETNNRTLFTLKDNRIIYKSFDILNDIPKVGFYWNKDTIYKNDSINFRAVSNMEGCTYEWNFSEGDLISTNETDIIHTFKSAGVYSVSLDIIEPNGNRHTFIKNSIITVLEKVKADFETTISNNELPLKVQFTDKSQGTIATWLWNFGDGNTSTESNPIHEYKFPGDFSPSLVVSDGIDKDSIKKYEFVLYMINTPSLNNSDTTIKINSKLAQFRNAFKTLDGLNLNWTKEYFVPYGYLDYGEYYAEIGSIIYDYNFSEINKYAKTHFLFEYNQRLNAPQLINFEKLVYSINIGYSIGTHTYNFSNNEYKEFSKSIFSSSVFILGNRNNSIFWVCNMPQNPLIIKTDYDFNILSELSIPPNAIQYLADTLDNGLNLIFREMNNAYSFFSISPQNKINYENTFTLDTNITLTNIKSVHENLILLHGYYKDDRNKTTYAYFAKYHPLDNTLKDTILYSRTDIRKLERVNNSTYAAIGQSRGRQGYLLLDTNLHQIIDVRVDSLTGEIKDMILHDNKVYLFTEKIVSLPTMALGAKESYQTTASVLGLPEDIIASVEDSPIFFTEKLTHSAYPNPTSEVLNLKVLTNESANYTIKLYDIFGNSLLNIHDGFIPAHIEKIFSIPTTSLPVGSYYYVITGGGNAERGKVMVVR; this is encoded by the coding sequence TTGAAAAAGCTCGTTTTATTAATCGCTGTACTAAATATTTTTGCAATTAGCAACTTGCAGACCCAGTGGCTTGAAAAAGCAGGGTATTGGGAATTATCTGAAAAAATTCCTGACCTGCGGGATTTGAAAATTCTGCCGGATGAAAATCTAATCATCACTGTGAGCAAGGATAATACCATCCGCCACATCGAATACGACAGTGGTATAATCCTCAAATCCGGCAAACCCACCGAACTCACTGCAGACAACGACTACGCCAAAATCTCCAGCGATGGTAAAACGACTGTGGTGGCGAGGTATAAAATTGTTAGTGGTAGAAAACCACTAAAAGATTTAGAAATAGTTATTTTAAATAATAGTAATTTAACTCAAATTGGTCAATTTACCCTTAATAATGATTCGCTTTTAAAAGAAGAAAAACCGTCATATTTCAATTTGAATAGTTTTGAACTGATTGTAAAATATACTGATTATGATTATGAACATAAAAATTTAATTATTGCTATTGAGACTGGAATTGATTACAGATATCAGGATAGTTATCAAAATAGAACATACGGCTCTATATTTAAAATTAATTTTATCAATTCGCCAATAATAATAACAAAAAATATAAGTTATGCACCAAAATCCGTAATCAAACTGCAAAATTTAAAGAATTATAATTTTGCATATATTGGTTATGAGAATGGAGCATCAGGTTATTACGCTAAAGGTGGTACATATTTCAAAAAAAACTCACTTCAACTATTAGATAATAATATTATACGCTTAGTTCTTTTTGCATCATCATTCAGTGGAGATGGATATAACGAGGACAAAGGTTATCTTTGGCCCATGGAGCAAGTTTTGGAATCTAATAATGATTCTATTTTATATGTTAGAGGAGTTGGAAAACTTTACAACTTCAATTTAAATACAAAACGATTTACTGATTCCGTAGAAAGTAACTTTCTGAGAAGTAAAATATGGTTTTTAAAAAACACAAATTATATAAGTCATTTGAGTAATAATGTTTATTCAATATACGGCTCATTAAATTTAAAAAAGTTTATTGATTTCACGCTACCATCTGACTTTTTATATCCTCAACCATATATTGATGAGACCAATAACAGAACACTATTTACTCTGAAAGATAATCGTATTATTTACAAATCTTTTGATATTCTTAACGATATTCCTAAGGTTGGTTTTTACTGGAACAAAGATACAATTTATAAAAATGATTCAATTAATTTCAGAGCAGTGTCAAATATGGAGGGTTGTACTTATGAATGGAATTTCTCAGAAGGCGATTTAATCAGCACAAATGAAACTGATATAATACACACCTTCAAAAGTGCCGGTGTATATAGCGTTTCTCTTGATATAATCGAACCTAATGGAAACCGACATACTTTCATAAAGAATTCAATTATAACAGTATTGGAGAAAGTGAAAGCAGATTTTGAAACAACGATATCAAATAATGAATTACCCTTAAAAGTACAATTTACAGACAAAAGTCAGGGTACTATTGCCACTTGGTTATGGAACTTCGGTGATGGCAATACGTCAACTGAAAGTAATCCAATACACGAATATAAATTTCCGGGTGATTTCAGTCCGAGTTTAGTTGTAAGTGATGGAATTGACAAGGATTCAATCAAAAAGTATGAATTTGTATTATATATGATAAACACACCATCATTAAACAATAGTGACACTACTATTAAAATTAATTCAAAATTAGCACAATTCAGAAATGCTTTTAAAACTTTAGATGGTTTAAATTTAAATTGGACTAAAGAATACTTTGTACCTTATGGATACCTTGACTATGGAGAATACTATGCTGAAATTGGTTCAATTATTTATGATTATAATTTTTCTGAAATTAATAAATATGCTAAAACTCATTTTCTTTTTGAATATAACCAAAGATTAAATGCTCCTCAATTAATAAATTTCGAAAAGCTTGTTTACAGTATAAATATAGGATATTCAATAGGCACACATACATATAATTTTTCAAATAATGAATATAAAGAATTTTCTAAGTCTATATTTAGTTCGTCCGTTTTTATATTGGGTAATCGAAATAATTCTATCTTTTGGGTTTGCAATATGCCCCAAAATCCATTAATTATTAAGACCGATTACGATTTTAACATTTTATCAGAATTATCAATTCCGCCAAATGCAATACAATACCTTGCTGATACACTTGATAACGGATTAAATTTGATATTTAGAGAAATGAATAATGCCTATTCCTTTTTCTCTATTTCACCTCAGAATAAAATCAATTACGAAAATACCTTCACCCTTGATACAAATATCACTCTCACAAACATCAAATCCGTTCATGAAAATTTGATTTTACTGCATGGATATTACAAAGATGATAGGAACAAAACAACTTATGCGTACTTTGCGAAATATCATCCGCTTGATAATACTTTGAAAGATACAATTTTGTATAGCAGGACGGATATTCGGAAACTTGAGCGGGTGAATAATTCTACTTATGCCGCGATTGGTCAGAGCCGTGGCAGGCAGGGATATTTATTACTCGATACAAACCTGCACCAAATCATAGATGTTAGAGTTGATAGTTTGACCGGTGAAATCAAAGATATGATTTTGCATGATAATAAAGTTTACTTATTCACAGAAAAAATCGTATCACTTCCGACTATGGCATTAGGTGCAAAAGAAAGCTACCAGACAACTGCTTCAGTGCTTGGATTGCCCGAAGATATCATCGCATCTGTCGAAGATTCACCTATATTTTTCACTGAAAAGCTTACACATTCAGCTTATCCAAACCCGACAAGTGAAGTCCTGAACCTGAAAGTTTTGACAAATGAATCAGCAAATTATACAATCAAACTATATGACATTTTTGGCAATTCACTGCTGAATATACACGATGGATTTATTCCTGCCCACATTGAGAAAATTTTCAGCATCCCAACTACATCACTACCTGTCGGCTCATATTATTATGTGATTACCGGTGGTGGAAATGCAGAAAGAGGGAAAGTGATGGTGGTGAGGTGA
- a CDS encoding bifunctional homocysteine S-methyltransferase/methylenetetrahydrofolate reductase translates to MQQINEILNKIKSGVLLFDGGFGTELYNRGIFINRCFDEVNLSNPALVKQIHDEYLKAGADVIETNTFGANKYKLSRYQLADKVYTINLQGAKLAKESAGNDAYVAGAIGPLGIKIEPLGITSVEEAKEAFTEQIEGLVDGGVDMLIFETFIYPEELLVAIEAAKEICDLPVIAEMTIDEDCTSLTGAEPEFIISMLSQSKADVLGVNSTVGPQVMLRWLERVRPLTDKPLAVMPSAGKPRNIDGRNIYLTSPEYMGEYAKHFVQAGASIIGGCVGTGPEHIKRMRNMLNAIKQEERKYEFEKVNIIPPKDVVLIEKPQKSRLARRLSAGHFVTFVELLPPHGLLSAPVIEKAKEMFYEGIDVINIPDGPRASARMSALSLAIQIQTQVGIETVLHYVCRDRNVIGIQSDLLGAYALGLKNILAITGDPPKLGNYPDATAVFDVDSIGLVNIINRLNHGLDISGSPIGIPTGYFIGVGANPGAVNLDEEIRRLDWKVEAGAEYIVTQPVFDLKIFENFLEKIQHIKLPVIAGLWPLTSIRNAEFMNNEIPGCNVPESVIERLRVHKDSKDDSIKVGIEIARETLDIMKSYIQGVQISAPFGRVKSVVDVMDGFILP, encoded by the coding sequence ATGCAGCAAATAAACGAAATTTTAAATAAAATCAAATCCGGAGTTTTATTATTCGATGGTGGATTTGGTACAGAATTATATAATCGCGGAATATTCATAAATCGTTGTTTCGATGAAGTCAATTTATCCAATCCTGCACTTGTAAAGCAAATTCACGATGAGTACTTAAAAGCAGGTGCAGATGTAATTGAAACTAATACTTTCGGCGCTAACAAATATAAGTTAAGTAGATATCAGCTCGCAGACAAGGTTTATACAATTAATCTTCAGGGTGCAAAACTTGCTAAAGAATCAGCCGGTAATGATGCTTATGTAGCTGGTGCAATAGGACCTCTCGGCATCAAAATTGAGCCACTCGGGATAACTTCTGTCGAAGAAGCAAAAGAAGCTTTCACAGAGCAAATCGAAGGATTGGTTGACGGTGGTGTGGATATGCTGATTTTTGAAACCTTTATATATCCTGAAGAGCTTCTTGTTGCAATCGAAGCAGCTAAAGAAATTTGCGATTTGCCTGTTATTGCCGAAATGACCATAGATGAAGACTGCACTTCTCTCACAGGTGCAGAGCCGGAATTTATAATTTCAATGCTATCACAAAGTAAAGCAGATGTATTGGGAGTAAATTCAACAGTCGGACCACAGGTAATGCTTCGCTGGCTTGAACGTGTTCGTCCTCTTACTGACAAACCTCTCGCTGTAATGCCAAGTGCAGGCAAGCCGCGAAATATTGATGGTCGGAATATTTATCTTACTTCACCTGAATATATGGGTGAATACGCTAAGCATTTTGTTCAGGCAGGTGCAAGTATCATTGGCGGCTGTGTTGGTACCGGACCGGAGCACATCAAACGTATGCGAAATATGCTCAATGCTATCAAGCAGGAAGAAAGAAAATACGAGTTCGAGAAAGTTAATATCATTCCACCAAAAGATGTAGTTTTAATTGAAAAGCCCCAAAAGTCACGTCTGGCAAGAAGACTTTCTGCCGGTCACTTTGTTACTTTTGTTGAGCTCTTGCCGCCTCACGGATTGCTTTCAGCTCCGGTTATTGAAAAAGCTAAAGAGATGTTCTATGAGGGAATTGATGTCATTAATATTCCCGATGGTCCTCGTGCAAGTGCAAGGATGTCAGCTCTTTCACTCGCGATTCAAATTCAAACACAAGTGGGCATTGAAACAGTACTGCACTATGTCTGCCGTGACAGAAATGTTATCGGAATCCAGTCTGACTTGCTTGGAGCTTACGCTTTGGGTCTGAAGAATATTCTCGCTATTACAGGTGACCCACCAAAACTTGGTAACTATCCCGACGCTACTGCCGTTTTTGATGTGGATTCTATCGGACTTGTTAATATAATCAATCGACTCAATCACGGGCTTGATATTTCCGGCTCGCCAATTGGAATTCCTACAGGATATTTTATTGGTGTCGGAGCTAATCCAGGGGCTGTCAATCTCGATGAGGAAATTCGCAGATTAGACTGGAAGGTTGAAGCTGGTGCTGAGTATATCGTTACTCAGCCTGTATTTGATTTGAAAATATTTGAAAATTTCTTAGAAAAAATTCAACACATCAAATTACCTGTCATTGCAGGACTTTGGCCCCTTACATCAATCCGGAATGCTGAGTTTATGAATAACGAAATTCCCGGCTGCAATGTACCTGAATCTGTAATCGAACGGCTAAGAGTACATAAGGATTCAAAAGATGATTCGATTAAGGTCGGCATTGAAATTGCACGTGAAACACTGGATATTATGAAATCATATATTCAGGGTGTTCAGATTTCTGCTCCCTTCGGTAGGGTAAAAAGTGTTGTGGATGTTATGGATGGATTTATACTGCCGTAA
- a CDS encoding N-acetylmuramoyl-L-alanine amidase → MIIKYNLNTSEPNYPIQAKGYYYTIFLVLIFSAFSEILLSQDIEYVTAKVKSGDGITNLLMRYGLDANSYNIDFIKENNSSKITSRNGLMVGEYYLLPIRIYKYNSKSIRTTLDISDYEFAKSIQNYNLKMHRKGLKSGDYRKDLILWLPLSMSSDSKKTSNQTKELKNLTSQVTEPLFGDNYKIVKIINHTLKDCIFYIVSGHGGVDPGAVGYKDGIELHEDEYAYDVSLRLARRLIEYGADVYVIVQDPNDGIRDDKYLKNSYDEFHIGNEAIPLQQNERLTRRTAIINELYNKNLSRGKNQYCIETHVDSRYTGKNVDIFFYYKDGNTDGKTMAENLMKTIKQKYEKAQPGRGYEGSVSSRGLYMLRNVKPTSVFIEIGNIQNPRDQIRIIEPNNRQAIANWLTDGIIYTISGKK, encoded by the coding sequence ATGATTATAAAATATAATTTAAATACATCAGAACCAAATTACCCTATTCAAGCTAAAGGGTATTACTATACAATTTTTCTTGTTTTGATTTTCTCTGCATTCTCTGAAATATTACTCAGTCAGGATATAGAATATGTAACTGCAAAAGTAAAATCCGGTGATGGCATAACAAATTTATTAATGCGTTATGGCTTAGATGCTAATTCATACAATATAGATTTCATCAAAGAGAATAATTCTTCAAAAATTACTTCCCGCAATGGTTTGATGGTTGGAGAATATTATTTGCTTCCAATCAGAATTTATAAATATAACTCTAAAAGCATCAGAACTACTTTAGATATTTCAGATTATGAATTTGCTAAATCAATACAAAATTACAATTTGAAAATGCACAGAAAAGGATTAAAATCAGGTGATTATAGAAAAGATCTCATTCTTTGGCTACCACTTTCGATGTCATCAGATTCGAAAAAAACTTCAAATCAGACAAAGGAACTAAAAAACCTTACAAGTCAGGTTACGGAGCCACTTTTTGGAGATAATTATAAGATTGTTAAGATCATTAATCATACCTTAAAGGATTGTATTTTTTATATTGTCAGCGGACACGGTGGTGTTGATCCGGGTGCAGTGGGTTATAAAGACGGCATAGAACTTCATGAGGATGAGTATGCCTATGATGTTTCTCTGAGGCTGGCAAGAAGATTGATTGAATATGGAGCTGATGTATATGTGATTGTGCAGGACCCGAACGATGGAATCAGAGATGATAAGTATCTTAAAAATTCCTATGATGAATTTCATATTGGAAATGAAGCAATACCACTTCAGCAGAATGAGCGGCTGACAAGGCGAACAGCAATTATAAACGAGCTGTATAACAAAAATTTGTCCAGAGGTAAAAATCAGTATTGCATTGAAACTCATGTAGATTCAAGATATACAGGTAAAAATGTTGATATCTTCTTTTATTATAAAGACGGTAATACCGATGGCAAAACAATGGCTGAAAATCTTATGAAAACAATCAAGCAAAAATATGAAAAAGCCCAGCCCGGACGCGGGTATGAAGGCTCGGTTAGCTCTCGGGGACTTTATATGTTGCGTAATGTTAAACCTACTTCTGTATTTATCGAAATAGGGAATATTCAGAATCCACGAGACCAAATTAGAATTATCGAGCCAAACAATCGCCAGGCAATTGCAAATTGGCTAACCGATGGAATTATTTATACAATATCGGGAAAAAAATAA
- a CDS encoding acetate kinase, protein MMNILVINCGSSSLKFQIVQTDLDLIEKQQDVQLAKGLIERIGSQALISYKADGQATYKTTAPIRDHKAAIMHLINWITSEDSKIPGINSLEDIHAVGHRTVHGGETFSQSVKIDNDVIKCLEDNIDLAPLHNPANIKGIKAAREVFGLSIPQVGIFDTSFHQTMPEESYLYAIPYQYYRRYKIRKYGFHGTSHRFVSFRYRVLEGVTKEKTNIITLHLGNGASACAIKEGKSIDTSMGFTPLEGLIMGTRCGDIDPSVVEFISHKEASTMDEVFNMLNKRSGIMGISGLTNDMRDLLEEEAEHQDRRAILAVKMFSQRIKKYIGAYIAAMNGADAICFTGGIGENAVEIRERVCEGLDWLGIELDKKKNASTVGGKEGIISKKDSRVKVYVIPTNEELIMARDTCRVVLNAPLS, encoded by the coding sequence ATTATGAATATATTAGTAATTAACTGTGGAAGTTCATCGCTGAAATTCCAAATTGTACAAACGGATTTAGACCTAATCGAAAAACAGCAAGATGTGCAGCTTGCTAAAGGTTTAATCGAACGCATCGGTAGTCAGGCTCTAATTTCCTACAAAGCTGACGGACAGGCAACATATAAAACAACTGCCCCAATCCGCGACCATAAAGCTGCAATAATGCACTTGATTAACTGGATTACTTCTGAAGATTCGAAGATACCCGGCATCAACAGTCTTGAAGATATTCATGCAGTTGGTCACAGAACTGTTCACGGTGGCGAAACATTCAGCCAGTCGGTAAAAATTGATAACGATGTAATCAAATGTCTTGAAGACAATATAGATTTAGCTCCGCTTCACAACCCCGCCAATATCAAGGGTATAAAAGCAGCTCGGGAAGTTTTTGGGCTCTCTATTCCACAGGTTGGAATTTTTGATACATCTTTCCATCAGACTATGCCTGAGGAATCATATCTTTATGCTATTCCTTATCAGTATTACCGCAGGTATAAAATCCGTAAATACGGTTTTCATGGTACTTCACACAGATTTGTTTCATTCAGATACAGAGTTTTGGAAGGTGTAACTAAAGAAAAAACTAATATTATTACACTTCACCTTGGTAATGGTGCTTCAGCCTGTGCCATCAAAGAAGGCAAATCAATTGACACTTCAATGGGATTCACGCCGCTTGAAGGTTTGATTATGGGTACACGTTGCGGGGACATTGACCCGTCAGTTGTTGAATTTATTTCACACAAAGAAGCTTCAACCATGGACGAAGTATTCAATATGCTTAACAAACGCAGTGGTATTATGGGCATATCCGGTCTTACAAATGATATGAGAGACCTCTTGGAAGAAGAAGCAGAACATCAGGACAGACGCGCAATTCTTGCTGTGAAAATGTTTAGTCAAAGAATTAAAAAATACATAGGAGCTTATATTGCAGCTATGAATGGCGCTGATGCAATTTGCTTTACAGGTGGTATCGGAGAAAATGCAGTTGAAATCCGCGAAAGAGTATGCGAAGGTCTTGACTGGCTCGGCATAGAACTTGATAAAAAGAAAAATGCTTCAACTGTAGGCGGCAAAGAAGGCATTATCAGCAAGAAAGATTCAAGAGTGAAAGTTTACGTGATTCCTACAAATGAAGAGCTTATCATGGCTCGTGATACTTGCCGTGTTGTACTTAATGCACCTTTATCATAA
- the pta gene encoding phosphate acetyltransferase, translating to MSQNPFINEMRQKAKAVNATVAFPDAEDLRTLQASEYLLKESIAVPVLVGNPDKITGVANENGVNLEGIIIHDPESSDLHNEFSNLLFEKRKAKGMTIEQAQATVKDPLYFAGLLLETDRVKVVVGGNVSSTGNVMRAAIYTVGVAPGISIVSSFFIMTFPDKMLCFADCAVNPDPNPAQLCDIAISSATNFQAITGVEPKVAMLSFSTNGSAEHDLVTKVKTAASMMKEKAPHIPSDGEMQLDAAIIPAIGNKKFPGSKVAGNANVLVFPDLNAGNIGYKLTERLAGAEAVGPIVQGLKKPYCDLSRGCSTDDMITVSAICSLMAK from the coding sequence ATGTCACAAAATCCTTTTATAAATGAAATGCGTCAAAAAGCAAAAGCTGTTAATGCTACAGTTGCTTTCCCTGATGCTGAAGATTTGAGAACTTTACAAGCTTCTGAATATCTTCTTAAAGAGAGTATCGCTGTTCCTGTTTTGGTTGGAAATCCTGATAAAATCACAGGCGTTGCTAATGAAAACGGAGTTAATCTCGAGGGAATAATTATTCATGACCCTGAATCCAGTGATTTGCATAACGAATTTTCAAATTTACTATTTGAAAAGAGAAAAGCTAAAGGTATGACCATAGAGCAAGCGCAGGCAACAGTGAAAGACCCGCTTTATTTTGCCGGACTTTTGCTGGAAACTGACCGCGTAAAAGTTGTCGTTGGTGGAAATGTATCATCTACAGGCAATGTTATGCGTGCAGCTATTTATACAGTTGGTGTTGCCCCTGGTATATCAATTGTCAGTTCATTTTTTATAATGACATTCCCTGATAAAATGTTATGTTTTGCTGATTGTGCTGTAAACCCTGATCCAAATCCTGCTCAGCTTTGCGATATAGCAATCAGCTCAGCTACAAATTTTCAGGCAATTACAGGTGTCGAACCTAAGGTTGCAATGCTTTCATTTTCGACTAATGGCTCTGCTGAACATGACTTAGTCACAAAAGTCAAAACTGCTGCTTCAATGATGAAAGAAAAGGCTCCTCACATACCATCAGATGGTGAGATGCAACTTGATGCAGCTATCATACCTGCTATCGGTAACAAGAAATTCCCTGGAAGTAAGGTAGCCGGCAATGCTAATGTACTTGTATTCCCCGATTTGAATGCTGGAAATATCGGCTACAAACTAACTGAAAGATTAGCCGGTGCTGAAGCTGTAGGACCAATTGTACAAGGTTTGAAGAAACCTTATTGTGATTTATCACGAGGATGTTCGACTGATGATATGATAACTGTATCCGCAATTTGCAGTTTGATGGCGAAGTAG